The DNA window cagtaatccgatccggttgctacagtgccgcgCGCTGCAGTACTCCGGGTGCTACAGTGCCGTGACGCTACAGTATCcgacgctgctacagtgtccgaacatgtagcaaattcctttccttttctcatccagttttgatccgatttaatTCCCaatttttccggcgcttacacacacaacatgtgaagcccgttacgattccatcccacacggtgttgctccaccatgtgctaactcgtattcaatatcgtcacctggcatcctcgatcgtccgaacctcagctcctccttgagcctagtcacgatcccaccgccattgatcgatattgacctcaagtcacctgcacaactagagacaaacctaCCGTTttcgagcacagatatcgcaacctgactcacattagttacacacactcgcaccaacaccttaattgtttccaaaccaaattcgatttataaaccaaatcgcaagccaattgttgatcagaaaatattaatcatgcttatgatcttacagaTATGTCGAGATTTAAAAAGGCACGTGACAAAAGtataagagcatcttcaagacaatgttaatattttgttatgcaaaaacttatattgggttcatctaaaaaatattagatattaaaaattacacactactccaacaaaaatctaaaaatgaactACTTGTATTAGTAACTCATATTTTTGTCCCAAATTTAGAATACGGGGTAATTTTAGgcatatgtaaatattaggaATATCTTTGGTAACTTGttgaagatatattttctaatccaattttcaaaatttagttttagagtCAATTTAGACATCCGTTGGAGCtttaaaaagtgaaagatattttagtctttatagcttttgttataaatatgtaatatatgctaaaatgTAGTTTtttgggagagagaggacatAACATGAATTCATaaatcaacaaattttattaattcaatATCATTCATCTATGCAGATAACAACGTAGTCCCTATGTCCCTAAAACAATCAAGTCCTAGCTTCCCAAGAAAGAATTAAGGAGTTAGCCAAATGACGAAAATACCCATCATTGATAGCAAAATAACGGTAGTGGATGGGTAGGATATGAAGATAAAATTGCTCGATATGCGAAGGTAAAAGTAAagaagttgatttatttttgacaaatttaaaaatctaggagttaatttattttggaatggaggaagtattgtattcgtttcaaaataaagttatttctaTGACTCACCCTTTGTCGTAAAATGAagatatttctatattatctCCTTATCTTAACTAATCACagtcattttttgtttaattttttccaaTCTATATTCTCTTCCCAGTTAATAATTGCATTTCTTTTATTCACACTTTAGACGCTTTCTTCTTTCCGTGAACATTGTAGTTACTAAGCATGTCCATCGCTGATGTAATTTCTATGCGCATGCACTTGCTCACGCTTGTTTAGGTAGGGACCCAAAACAGCCGAATGTTTGGTCTGCTTCCCTCCCGGATTTTGTGAATAATTTGGTTGATCGTGCTTCCACTCATAATTTGCTTTGTGAATAATTTGCTTTAAGAAAAACAGTGATTACATTTATAACGGAAGAGAGTAGCTATTAAACCCAGCCCGACGATTGGACCAATCAAAACTGGTCGATGCTTTACTCATCAGCGAAAATCAAAAGCAAGAAAATGCTTTTGAGGGTAAATTGCACCCGCAATACATAAATTTACGTGGTGCATGCAAGTAATTGcagtaatttataaaatgtGCACTCTTGTGAATTTTTACTAGTTCtaaacctttttattttttaaatttggaactAAACTCTCTCCACTTATTTTCGGATTTGAACACCACACAACTAACTGTGCTTAATATAGCCAAATAGTATCGCCATAACATTAGCAGTCGGTGCGATAGCATTTTTCTGAAACGCTATTCTCACTGACATAACCAAATAATGACGTggctaattaaataacaatgTCACGTCATCTAGGCCGTCGTAATAATGTTATTTGGctataataaagaaaatcatgATATGATTATCTGGTTACAGCGTCTCTCGTCTGCCTAAAAACATCGCAActagatattaaaaaattagaaaaattgcaaacgtgtcattataattttgtaaagttagaaatatatcattaatatCATAATGACATATGATACTCGTATAAATCAATGACATATAGGTAAAAATGACATATcttcaattttataaaattataatggcgtcctctcaaatttttttttaacgcaCGCTGGCGCCTCGTCTGCCGatagaggggaaaaaaaaagaactggtCGTTCGGGCAATGATAGCGTCTCGTTATCTGCAGTCTGCTAGTAAAACatgtaaaagaaaatcatgcTCGGCAACAGtttgagcaagtttaatagtatagtcactgctagatttaatttatctatagtcaatataataatcaattcatacaatagttacctataaaatatcaatgcatggtcccatatgtcatacatacattttgtcttaaagctcgtgtgtagctggctacaaattagtaaccTACATCTTTCTCTCTTCACTCTTATccctttaaaatatgcttatagccgGCTGTTGTACTTGCTCCTATTCGAAGAATACCTGCATGAAGGAAAGATTGTTTCATTGGCCAAACCCAGCTATAGAGCAGTTGACAATCAATATATGATCAGATTGAACAAAGGAACTAATATTGTTGAAGCTCTTGATCAACCATTAGATTTTCCACAGTACACTTTTTCTCTAGTGCCATTTGATAAGTTACATGATTATGTTGGCAGGACTGATCGCTTTCTAGGTATTATATTAAAAGGAGTAAAGCTTTAGGacattcccaacccaatgaTTAGGATGGTAtccatagcattaaataagttgtcacgtaagatgaaaaatgatgtagcaagtgaataaatgaggaaagagaatgaaaccatgtcttgcatgagacatggtttctacgcAACAtacaagatatcatgtgagataagtatcattaaatttaagtgtggaatagtagtgtttgcattggaagagtagtgtctagtactagtttcttgatgatgagaagtttatagaaatcatatctagtgttatgggttgtgAATGCCCTTAGTATAtggccggtccttaaacttgtggtgTGGTACCGCTTAGGcccataaatttagaaaatatacgtttaggtccataaactcgttttaatgtctaaaatcatggacctggatgatatattaaaacgagttcatggatctggatggtacatttaaaacaagttcatagaCCTGGatagtacattaaaacaaagtTTATGAatctaaacgtgtattttctaagtttatgaacCTAAGTGGTATCGCGCCACACGTTTAAGGATCGACCATGCACTTTACTCTATTAACTTATACTTAATTAGCATAAAGCCATAATATtccatacacatatatatatatatatattaatttatatttatatatacagatGTTATTTGGCCATACTAAACGTAGTGCATAGCCAAAAGATTGGGacttagaaataaattttgagatggtttagttttaaaataaaatattaaaatggtccaaaagaatttaaaaaaaatcataacttGTATGGTCAATGCCAACCTAAACCAAAGCTTGTGTGACTTTCTCATTTTACTGTGCTAAGAggatactccctctatccaaatatataaagatattatggttttaatttatccttaaatataatatatttttaatactaaGTTGTCAAGTCTATTACTTTCTATTTAGATTTCTTCCCATCATACCCCTTACCTACTAATCACCATTGGGTATACTAGATATTTCTCTTTTATCCTTAATGATTCTAAACAGAGAAATATCTCATGTATATTAGACAGATAGGTAGTGGGCTGATTAGACTTTACTGGGTGGATCgctaattaagaaaatatgctTGTTGGCAcaatattaacttttttttctctcttgctTGTTTGTTATACAGGTCTAATTATTAGTGCCAAGCTGGGAGGTTTTCTCGGGTAATGTACAGCTCGAACAACGTGAGACTTTTCCTTAGGTTGTGATGATTGATGTTGTAATTATCTACATGTAGCGACTCGATTTGGGTTTTGTTCGTTTATGGAGTTGCACCTGATGTTTTAAAATGACTTAATAAATATTCACTATTAAATTTACACCATCAGTGCTATgtcaaactttatttttgtgtaCACTGGCTCAGGGGTGAACCCAGAATAGAAATTACCGAGGATCCAATACGTActaatcatctatttttttacttgtatactaattaatatgatataatttagtaagaattAGATAATTTACCTATGGTCCGAGGACCTGGGGAAACTACACTTAGGATCATCACTGGACTGGCTTAATTTGGTTGGCACTGATTAGACAAGTTGCATAGGAATTtttgggggtgattgtttgttttttatgtaaaaaggagtcatatttgaaacgaaaaataatttaaggttgaaaattttgaataaaacgaagggtcaaacgtaaatccaaaagtcaaccgtaacaattaaaaaaaatcggagtATCTATGCAGAATTTGATTCAGTTTTTTATGCCTATAAGCTAAAGTTAATCTGTTGGAGTCATGTGCATAGGAGGCAAGCTCTCAAGATACATGCcaccattatatatataataaattgcaTAATTTCATACCTGAGAAAAGAACAGTCTTGGCCTGGCATGAGTGGCATTCTGGTTCATAATTGCCTTCTGATCCACAACTAGAAAAGGGAACAGTGATACAGCATCTGTTGAAAAAGCAATCATCCTATATctacaccaaaaaaaaatccattatGTGCTGATTTGTCATGGATTCAAATACATTTTGcccaaaatagtttttttgtgAAACTTTGCTGATTTTTCATGATTCAAAGAATTTTCGCTGAAAATAGCAAGGTTGTTTTTGCCAATATAAGTTTTTGAATTGCACTTTTGAACAAATACTGTGCAAAACAAACTGTTACCCATGAAAGAAGGCGAtcattctttctttgtttccaGGTTCAGTTTCTGGGTTGGCCATATACCTGCAGAAAATATTTAAGGTCAAGATACTGTGATCTAATATTGCTTTCATTGCAATAGAACCTATTAGCAAATTGACAGGCAACCGAAAGTCTGAAAGCACTATTTTCTTCTTATACCATACAGAAGTTCAATTGTTCTTTAAATATAGGCTTCTGACCAATTGTTTTCTCGATTACAGGTTCACAGACGGTATAATCCATTCTTATCTTAGTCCATTGTTATTTTGCAGGCAGGTATGTATGATGCTGCAGAATTAATGTTTGTATCACTCAATTTTGCTTGAACAtacattttctaaatataaatttatactgACTGCATTTGATACCTTTGAATTCTGCGGCATAAgagtaggcgtgatggagtatggacgagAAATCGTGGTGTAATGATGGTCTCTATTGCTTCCGGATCCACCTAGGCATAAGAGGGGGCTGcttgacttggtgtaaaggaggggatgAAATCTGAAGTGtagtgcgattgaatagggagggttatgtgacgggtcctatcgcAGTTTACTTTTCGGTGTGTCATGGTGGCacgtcggcgcacgttcaagtgtagtgaaactgtgtcttgtgggtatagtagtacatctctgatcagagtaaaattCATTCGGATAGTTGTGCCCACGGTCATGATCGGACTGtcagattcactgtgattagttgaaccctaatgacttgagtaaactggcaCCGGGTTAGGACTACTACAACATGATGTAATGTTGAGTTATTGTTGGGCCTGTTataacatggtgtaacgtttaATAGCGTTGAGATACTTTACTAGATGCTTTTACCTACttatttttctggtttttctatttaagtctcttttttaattaattcttgctttgtgcaactaaccctagcctatccttTAGATTACTTGCATTCATTTATTACCTCattttccgtgctgcttgttgagtacgtggTTATACTTAGTCTTGTGTTAATTTCCCCCTTCGGAGGAGGTAGAGTATGATTCTGATGGAGGCGACTCTTAGTTTGAAGCTGTCCGCCGTCTAGGTGTTGcatgtggtgtggagccaAGTTACGTTGAAGCCCGcgcctttatttctttttcgcTGCATGTCGTACACTTTATTTCTATTTAATGATGTTTCTAAGCACGATGGTGATATAATCAActattgtctatttgtgtacccGACTGGTTTTGAATAGAGATTTTAATACAGAATAAGGtccagaaattcgtgtgaggaatttcttgaCGTGACAAATAGAGATGTTCCCAATGGTAATCCCGAGGGTGCGGATGCCAATGAGGATGATGCAACGgtagaaaattatatacaagATGAAAAACAAGAACCTGATCAAAGTTTATACAAGATCATGAATATTTCTCATCAACTATGTAAGGTACCCATGCTATTTGAACATTTCAATTTCACCCTTCTATACTATATTagcaatttttattttcatcgtatgatttatattactatataaagcaaacaaaataatcttAAGGGCCTATAATGTCAAGTTTGCCTAGGATCCTTGAAAACATAGATCTGATCCTGTTGACTATGCACTTTTGGTGGTGCTCCCTGCTCCCAATAAAACACTGACTAGCAGAGTGCTGAGGGGCCAACTCATCACTGGCTGCCTGTCCACCCGAGACCAATGGACGTTTGACATGTCGGATTCCACCCGTAGCTAGTGGTTTTTTTTCCACTATCTGGGTGTTAAGAGTagaaattcataattttttcaaacaaaaatctacttttataaattcatataaaatataaaaaacccaaaaaatgtCAAGCTcatcagttttttttgcagaaataTATCCATACAATTCATCTCCTCATACGTGTTGCCACAAACAAATGTGCacaacaaattttattcaacCTAAAATTACATTGCTATATACGTCTAGAATAATGCATCCAAATAATCTACTTTCTACGCTCGTTGCCCAGCGTGCGTGAGAAAACAAAGCCGTGATTGTTGGCCTCAGCCTGAGCTCTTCATCCTGTCCTGGATGATGGTAGTCACTGGAAATGATGCCAATTTGGAAAGTTAGTACTTTTAGTTAACCATAATTAAGCCATGACATCTATGCAGGTACCACCCTCGTtctttgcttatatttataaaccaaaaattaaaattttaatcttaaatttaaagttgattttaggattttttttaccatactttATTTCTTAgtgtttgtttttagatcgttaagaacacatgtaaagaaatttattcataaattatttttcgtgtgTGAATCCCCCAAAGAAACCACAAGATTAATTAAGCCATCAACGCTGCAGATTATATATTTCACATACCTCTTGGTCCAGCTGATCCGACAGTGCCATCCAGATTGTTTCTAGCAACATTTCTGCaggcaaatatttatttattaattttgtctGTGCAGGTCTCTGGAAATGGAGCACAATAATATATCTGATAAATGCAGTTTAATTATGGGAAAGGATTATATGACGCACAGCTCAGTCAAGTTCCCGACAAGGACAAGGGAGAGGACTTCCAACGGCACCGTCCCCGTCAGAGAATTTCTGTCAACTCGCCTGTCGATAAGATGCAGAAATTAGTGTCATTTGTTACTTTGATTAGTCTACAGGTTAGAAAtttaatgattatatatttcaGAAACTCTATGAATCCGATGTTTTTTCAATCGTCCAGGTTTCAGAATTTTCAGATTACTATGACTCTGGATGTATGGTACGCGAGGAAACTTGTGCTTTTTCACTTGCACAAATGTTGAAAGTTATAAAACTTAGAACCTTTTTGTGCAAGATTTCATTTGGCAAAAATTCAGGAAGAAACCACATACATGAACTCCATTGTTTTGATGTTGCCAAGAGAAGCAGGGATAGTGCCACTGAATGCATTCTTCTGAAGTTCCAGTCTGATGAGGTTCGTCAGGTTTCCGAAAGATTGTGGTATAGTTCCAGTCAGGCTGTTCTCATGCAACCTCCTACAGaacacagtttttttttttttttgcaagtgcCAAACAAAAGTCAGGTTGGGTTGCCCAATTAAGggaagataattttttaagagcaattttaccatccttcaGAAGGTATTAGGAGGTattactgttttctatataaaatttagtatctcttgatactttagatactagaaggtaccaaattttacatagaaaatagtggtacggTGATACCTCATGCTACCTCatcaaggatgaaaaaaatgctcttttttttttaatggttcAGAAAGCTGCAGTTCTTACAAGTACTGAAGGTTAGTGAGTCCTCCAAGCTCTGGAATCAGAGAAC is part of the Oryza brachyantha chromosome 11, ObraRS2, whole genome shotgun sequence genome and encodes:
- the LOC102718777 gene encoding leucine-rich repeat protein 1-like, with product MGAHSAAAALFAGLLGFATLVSCNTEGDILYAQRQAWKDVNDVLVSWDPTLVNPCTWLHITCNNDNSVVRVDLGSAGLSGSLIPELGGLTNLQYLRLHENSLTGTIPQSFGNLTNLIRLELQKNAFSGTIPASLGNIKTMEFMRVDRNSLTGTVPLEVLSLVLVGNLTELNVARNNLDGTVGSAGPRVTTIIQDRMKSSG